In a single window of the Salmo trutta chromosome 21, fSalTru1.1, whole genome shotgun sequence genome:
- the LOC115157385 gene encoding uncharacterized protein LOC115157385 has translation MVGRGFLGCFILCLSLASVCAVKGTLKSIDDLKGIEFGNTSPRHGLMLLHWLANNIYNDNNGNMRLNFNPARRDYGFHFYRNADNPRPLPILPHQRGSYYSLGNLVQGNNNNDALALPDYVTQRFYNSRGPENNRDRVILRVRDEGSNQFIVDEVYVTQHYPQNENRGSAYDPDNTYRVNVSLLRQIQSLPTINLNDILQTYNVEINDNILEHLENTWRDTPGLALLLAIVLYFTRPKTLFKEQALCLKLQSKRVMEDKDNILIKLEVKTTNRGKARIIWSGIPKRLLDQGVMVVLYKSNNPDSKSELDRSSVGGKASGSYNTSVPLNPGLQVRLHKEVKTWWNYLGFGSPTGEEIWRGSEFHDANREIPVDINGHDASLQLFVKDGKACARLYIKRSFTDWKKTFNNSWVGFYSSEGTLDHNTWQWAVKFSEESHSDWADIPGYDVYVYKSRMTMSPGVQVRFILEKSGGEKARTPPWERRVQG, from the coding sequence ATGGTTGGAAGGGGATTCCTGGGTTGTTTCATCTTGTGTCTGTCTCTGGCCTCAGTATGCGCTGTCAAAGGAACCCTTAAATCAATAGATGATCTCAAGGGAATAGAGTTTGGTAACACCTCTCCTCGGCACGGCCTCATGCTGCTCCACTGGCTAGCCAAcaacatttacaatgacaacaATGGCAACATGAGACTCAATTTCAACCCAGCCAGGAGAGACTATGGCTTTCATTTCTATAGAAACGCAGATAATCCCCGTCCATTACCTATTCTGCCCCATCAACGTGGAAGTTACTACTCACTAGGGAACCTTGTTCAAGGTAACAACAACAATGATGCTTTGGCACTTCCTGATTATGTAACTCAAAGATTCTACAACTCAAGGGGACCTGAGAACAACAGGGACAGGGTCATACTCAGAGTTAGGGATGAAGGGTCCAATCAGTTCATAGTAGACGAGGTCTATGTCACACAGCACTATCCACAAAATGAAAACAGAGGAAGTGCCTATGATCCAGACAATACATACCGTGTCAATGTCAGCCTCCTTAGACAAATCCAAAGTCTACCAACCATTAACCTAAATGATATTCTACAAACATATAATGTAGAGATCAACGACAATATTCTGGAGCATCTAGAAAACACCTGGAGAGACACACCTGGTCTGGCACTTCTTCTGGCTATTGTATTGTACTTTACACGTCCCAAAACCTTATTTAAGGAGCAAGCGCTTTGTTTAAAATTACAATCCAAGAGGGTCATGGAGGATAAGGATAATATATTGATTAAGCTTGAGGTGAAAACCACAAATAGAGGAAAAGCCAGGATCATCTGGAGTGGTATCCCCAAGAGGCTATTGGACCAGGGCGTAATGGTGGTTCTTTATAAGAGCAATAACCCTGACAGTAAGAGCGAGCTAGACAGATCATCAGTTGGGGGCAAAGCCTCTGGAAGCTATAACACCTCAGTACCCCTTAACCCTGGTCTCCAGGTCAGGCTCCATAAAGAGGTAAAAACATGGTGGAATTACTTGGGGTTTGGGTCTCCAACTGGAGAGGAGATCTGGAGAGGTTCTGAGTTTCACGATGCCAACAGAGAGATTCCTGTTGATATTAACGGACATGACGCCAGTCTGCAGCTCTTCGTAAAGGATGGAAAGGCCTGCGCTCGTCTGTACATAAAGAGGTCCTTCACTGACTGGAAGAAAACGTTTAATAACTCCTGGGTTGGGTTCTACTCTTCTGAAGGCACCCTGGATCATAACACCTGGCAATGGGCTGTAAAGTTCTCTGAGGAAAGCCACTCTGATTGGGCAGATATACCTGGGTATGATGTCTATGTGTACAAGTCTCGTATGACCATGTCTCCTGGGGTCCAGGTCAGATTCATACTGGAGAAATCTGGGGGTGAAAAGGCACGCACTCCACCCTGGGAGAGACGTGTCCAGGGGTGA